The Niastella koreensis GR20-10 genome includes a window with the following:
- the dapB gene encoding 4-hydroxy-tetrahydrodipicolinate reductase has translation MKIALIGYGKMGHAIEEIALQRGHEIVLKVGIENIADNTVENIKKADVAIEFTGPEVAFENVMRCLDAGVPVVSGSTGWLQRFNEAKAHCTKNNGALLYASNFSVGVNIFFAINKKLADLIAPHPEYQVSITELHHTQKKDAPSGTAITLAEGIMGSLSQKKKWVNEATNNPNELEIISEREDPAPGTHTIVYKSDIDDIEIKHTAHNRKGFASGAVLAAEFLKNKKGIYTMSDVLGL, from the coding sequence ATGAAAATAGCATTAATCGGATACGGAAAAATGGGCCATGCCATTGAGGAGATCGCCTTGCAACGTGGTCATGAAATTGTTTTAAAAGTAGGCATTGAAAATATAGCGGATAATACAGTCGAAAATATAAAGAAGGCCGATGTAGCTATTGAGTTTACCGGTCCGGAAGTAGCTTTTGAAAATGTAATGAGATGCCTGGATGCAGGCGTGCCGGTTGTAAGCGGCTCTACCGGCTGGTTGCAACGGTTTAATGAAGCAAAAGCGCACTGCACCAAAAATAACGGCGCCTTGTTATACGCAAGCAACTTCAGTGTAGGCGTAAATATTTTCTTCGCCATCAATAAAAAGCTGGCCGACCTGATAGCCCCTCACCCGGAATACCAGGTATCGATCACAGAGCTTCACCACACCCAAAAGAAAGACGCGCCCAGTGGTACAGCCATTACGCTGGCCGAAGGCATTATGGGCTCATTAAGCCAAAAGAAGAAATGGGTGAACGAAGCCACCAATAACCCCAATGAACTGGAGATCATCAGCGAACGGGAAGATCCCGCTCCGGGTACGCATACGATCGTGTACAAATCAGATATCGACGATATTGAAATAAAACATACCGCTCACAACCGCAAGGGTTTTGCTTCCGGCGCAGTACTGGCTGCCGAATTTCTTAAAAATAAGAAGGGTATTTACACTATGAGCGATGTACTGGGCTTATAA
- a CDS encoding RrF2 family transcriptional regulator produces the protein MLSKKAQYAFKALMYMADKKDNEPILIAEISKKKRIPLKFLENILLELKKAGILESKKGKGGGYFFKESPKDIPLAKIVRLIDGPIAMLPCVSMYFYERCKNCDEKQCGLHDMMILVRDANLRILEKKTVADLTKKMV, from the coding sequence ATGCTATCCAAGAAAGCCCAGTATGCCTTTAAGGCCTTGATGTATATGGCTGATAAAAAAGATAATGAACCCATTCTTATTGCGGAGATCTCAAAAAAGAAACGCATCCCTCTCAAGTTTCTGGAAAACATATTGTTGGAACTGAAAAAAGCCGGTATCCTGGAAAGCAAGAAGGGAAAAGGCGGTGGGTACTTCTTTAAAGAATCGCCCAAAGACATTCCACTGGCTAAAATTGTTCGCCTCATAGACGGGCCCATAGCCATGCTGCCCTGTGTAAGCATGTACTTTTATGAGCGTTGTAAAAACTGCGATGAAAAGCAATGCGGGCTGCACGATATGATGATTCTTGTACGGGATGCCAACCTGCGCATTCTGGAAAAGAAAACCGTGGCCGATCTTACTAAAAAGATGGTTTAA
- the ahcY gene encoding adenosylhomocysteinase, with amino-acid sequence MSTITKNIDFSLPYKVKDISLAEWGRKEIRLAEAEMPGLMALRAEYGASQPLKGARIAGCLHMTIQTAVLIETLIALGAEVKWSSCNIFSTQDHAAAAIAAAGIGVYAWKGQTLDEADWCIEQTLFFGGADRPLNMILDDGGDLTNIVFDKYPELVQHIKGLSEETTTGVHRLYERMAKGTLPIPAINVNDSVTKSKFDNKYGCKESLVDAIRRATDVMLAGKVAVVGGYGDVGKGSAASLAGSGCRVIVTEIDPICALQAAMDGFEVKKMIDAVKEADIIVTASGCRDLITEKHFRAMKDKAIVCNIGHFDIEIDVAWLNNNYGNTKDTIKPQVDLYSIDGKDVILLAEGRLVNLGCATGHPSFVMSNSFTNQTLAQLELWTNNKKYENKVYVLPKHLDEKVARLHLKKIGVELDELTNDQASYLGLPKEGPFKPEHYRY; translated from the coding sequence ATGTCTACTATCACCAAAAACATTGATTTTTCACTTCCCTATAAGGTTAAAGATATCAGCCTTGCAGAATGGGGTCGTAAAGAAATTCGCCTTGCAGAAGCAGAAATGCCGGGATTGATGGCGTTACGTGCGGAATATGGAGCATCACAGCCATTAAAAGGCGCCCGTATTGCAGGTTGCTTACACATGACCATTCAAACTGCAGTGCTTATTGAAACCCTGATCGCTTTAGGCGCAGAGGTTAAATGGAGCTCTTGCAATATCTTCTCCACCCAGGACCATGCTGCTGCTGCTATTGCTGCTGCCGGTATTGGCGTTTATGCCTGGAAAGGCCAAACGCTGGACGAAGCTGACTGGTGTATTGAACAAACCTTGTTCTTTGGTGGCGCCGACCGCCCATTGAATATGATCCTCGACGATGGTGGCGATCTTACCAACATCGTATTTGATAAATACCCTGAGCTGGTACAGCACATCAAGGGTTTGAGCGAAGAAACCACAACCGGTGTTCACCGCCTGTACGAAAGAATGGCAAAAGGTACTTTACCTATTCCTGCCATCAACGTAAACGACTCTGTAACCAAGTCAAAATTCGATAACAAATACGGTTGTAAAGAGAGTCTGGTGGATGCTATCCGCCGCGCTACCGATGTTATGCTGGCTGGTAAAGTAGCTGTTGTAGGTGGTTATGGCGACGTAGGTAAAGGTTCTGCCGCTTCACTGGCAGGTTCAGGTTGCCGCGTAATTGTTACCGAAATTGATCCTATCTGCGCTTTACAGGCTGCAATGGACGGCTTTGAAGTTAAAAAAATGATCGATGCTGTTAAAGAAGCAGATATCATTGTTACCGCTTCGGGCTGCCGCGACCTGATCACTGAAAAGCACTTCCGTGCTATGAAGGATAAAGCCATTGTTTGTAACATTGGCCACTTTGATATTGAAATTGATGTAGCCTGGTTGAATAATAACTACGGAAATACCAAAGACACCATTAAACCTCAGGTAGACCTATACAGCATTGATGGCAAGGATGTGATCTTACTGGCTGAAGGCCGCTTAGTGAACCTTGGTTGCGCCACCGGCCACCCCAGCTTTGTAATGAGTAATTCATTTACCAACCAAACGCTGGCCCAGTTAGAACTGTGGACAAACAACAAGAAATACGAAAACAAAGTATACGTTCTGCCTAAACACCTCGATGAGAAAGTTGCCCGTTTGCACCTGAAAAAGATCGGTGTTGAACTGGATGAACTGACCAACGATCAGGCTTCTTACCTGGGTTTACCCAAAGAAGGGCCCTTTAAGCCAGAACACTACCGCTACTAA
- a CDS encoding response regulator transcription factor, whose amino-acid sequence MKRNKIRMAIAEDHQTVIDGLLSLLHKHEYFKAVIITTNSNELLRQMACTPVDILFADITMLYRTGHELVNKVKELFPRVKMVALFEKEQQNIVNTMIEEGSITGYVLKNTDKHSITKALENLIQKIYSTDKTLKEMPNPTVRLRKVTPEPSHLTDRELEVIRLIEQEYSNKQIAERLFISERTVETHRKNIFRKTKTNSVIGLIKYAYNHKLVIIR is encoded by the coding sequence ATGAAACGAAATAAAATTCGCATGGCGATTGCAGAGGATCACCAGACGGTAATCGATGGATTGTTATCCTTGTTACATAAACATGAATATTTTAAAGCAGTTATCATTACCACCAACTCCAATGAGCTGCTACGGCAGATGGCCTGTACGCCCGTTGACATTTTGTTTGCAGACATTACCATGCTGTACCGCACGGGGCATGAGCTGGTAAACAAAGTAAAAGAACTGTTTCCCCGGGTAAAAATGGTTGCCCTGTTTGAAAAGGAGCAGCAAAACATTGTAAATACCATGATCGAGGAAGGCTCTATAACCGGGTATGTGCTGAAAAACACTGATAAACACAGCATAACCAAAGCACTGGAAAACTTGATACAGAAAATTTACTCAACCGATAAAACGCTGAAAGAAATGCCGAATCCTACTGTCCGCCTCAGAAAAGTAACACCCGAGCCATCTCACCTTACCGACCGGGAGCTGGAAGTCATCCGCCTGATTGAACAGGAATACAGCAATAAGCAAATTGCCGAGCGGCTGTTTATCAGTGAACGAACGGTTGAAACCCATCGCAAGAACATCTTTCGTAAAACCAAAACGAACAGTGTAATAGGGCTTATAAAGTATGCTTATAATCATAAACTTGTTATAATAAGGTAA
- a CDS encoding metal-dependent hydrolase: MNFTYYGHSCFSVEIKGTKLLFDPFITPNELANKVVNADTVAADYILVSHGHADHTADLVSMAKRTGAKVVCSYEIYEWLGKQGVTNVHPMNTGGKWSFGDFTVKVVVAQHSSGLPDGSYGGNPVGFIITSADGNFYYSGDTSLTLDMQLVPSWAELNFAVLPIGSNFTMDVEDAVRCAAMIKCQQIIGVHYDTFGYIKIDHNAAKKAFADTSCVLHLPKIGETIEMKN, from the coding sequence ATGAATTTTACCTATTACGGGCACTCGTGCTTCTCCGTTGAGATCAAAGGTACAAAACTGTTATTCGATCCATTTATTACGCCCAACGAATTAGCCAATAAAGTGGTGAATGCCGATACTGTGGCAGCCGATTACATCCTGGTTTCGCATGGCCATGCCGATCATACTGCCGACCTGGTAAGCATGGCCAAACGCACCGGCGCCAAGGTGGTGTGCAGCTACGAAATTTACGAATGGCTGGGCAAACAGGGCGTAACCAATGTGCACCCCATGAATACCGGCGGCAAATGGAGCTTTGGCGATTTTACCGTGAAAGTGGTAGTGGCTCAACACTCATCGGGCCTGCCCGATGGCTCTTATGGCGGCAATCCCGTTGGTTTTATTATTACTTCGGCCGACGGTAACTTCTATTACAGTGGCGATACCTCGCTTACGCTGGATATGCAGCTGGTGCCTTCCTGGGCAGAGCTGAATTTTGCCGTGCTGCCCATTGGCTCCAACTTTACCATGGATGTGGAAGACGCTGTGCGTTGTGCAGCCATGATCAAATGCCAGCAGATCATCGGCGTGCATTACGATACTTTCGGCTATATTAAAATTGACCACAACGCCGCCAAAAAGGCTTTTGCCGATACCAGCTGTGTATTGCATTTGCCGAAAATTGGCGAAACCATAGAAATGAAGAATTAG
- a CDS encoding ParB/RepB/Spo0J family partition protein, which yields MTNPKQNKDALGKGIRSLLQNIDSDLKNAAGNLKKDVAENVVAISRIPIDQIEPNPRQPRHDFDEQALQELASSIKLHDIVQPITVSLMAGGKYRLISGERRWRASKIAGLVDVPAYIRQANDQELLELALLENLQREDLNAVEIALSYKRMMEELNHTQEQVAERMGKERSTVANYIRLLKLPPDIQVAVRKNEISMGHARALINVDTVDKQLFIYNEIRSRSLSVRQTEDLVRKMYKSGTAASVKESVKSSLPPAYKKIEDNLATHFSTKVRLNHNKNGHGAISIEYYSIQELNKILDQIGVSA from the coding sequence ATGACCAACCCTAAACAAAATAAAGACGCGCTGGGTAAGGGAATCCGTTCCCTGTTGCAGAATATTGATTCTGATCTGAAAAACGCGGCCGGCAACCTGAAAAAAGATGTTGCTGAAAATGTTGTTGCCATTTCGCGTATTCCCATCGATCAAATAGAGCCTAACCCGCGCCAGCCCCGTCATGATTTTGACGAGCAGGCATTGCAGGAACTGGCTTCATCAATAAAGTTGCACGACATTGTGCAGCCCATCACCGTTTCCCTGATGGCCGGCGGCAAATACCGCCTTATTTCGGGTGAACGCCGGTGGCGCGCTTCTAAAATTGCCGGGTTGGTTGATGTACCGGCTTACATCCGTCAGGCCAACGACCAGGAGCTGCTGGAACTGGCCTTGCTCGAAAACCTGCAACGTGAAGACCTGAATGCCGTTGAAATAGCCCTGAGCTATAAGCGGATGATGGAAGAGCTTAACCACACGCAGGAACAGGTGGCTGAACGCATGGGCAAGGAAAGAAGCACCGTTGCCAACTACATTCGCTTGCTTAAATTACCCCCCGATATTCAGGTAGCTGTGCGCAAGAACGAGATCAGCATGGGCCATGCCCGCGCCCTGATCAATGTAGACACAGTTGACAAGCAATTATTCATCTATAACGAGATCAGAAGCCGCAGCCTGTCGGTTAGGCAAACTGAAGACCTGGTTAGAAAAATGTACAAGAGCGGTACGGCTGCCAGCGTTAAAGAATCGGTAAAAAGCTCCCTCCCCCCTGCATATAAAAAAATTGAAGATAACTTAGCAACGCATTTCAGTACCAAGGTTAGATTAAATCATAATAAAAACGGACACGGAGCTATTTCGATCGAATACTATTCTATCCAGGAACTGAATAAGATATTAGATCAAATAGGTGTGTCGGCTTAA
- a CDS encoding NADPH-dependent FMN reductase: MSDIYTIVSGTNRPGSNTEKVARHYQQVLKSKNITPNFLTLEGWKYVDKTPEFVQLENDILVPTSKFIFIVPEYNGSIPGVLKLMFDISDYKKTWWGKKALLTGVATGRGGNLRGLEHLTSILHYLRVVVHPNKLPISLVHNLMDGSTGDFHDAGTLRAIEMQIDEFLQF; the protein is encoded by the coding sequence ATGAGTGACATATATACAATAGTTTCCGGAACCAACAGACCGGGAAGTAATACCGAAAAAGTAGCCCGGCATTATCAACAGGTCCTGAAATCAAAGAATATAACCCCCAATTTCCTTACCCTGGAAGGCTGGAAGTACGTTGATAAAACCCCTGAGTTTGTTCAACTGGAGAACGACATTTTAGTGCCCACCAGTAAGTTCATCTTTATAGTACCGGAATACAATGGCAGTATTCCCGGGGTGTTAAAGCTCATGTTCGATATCTCCGACTACAAAAAAACATGGTGGGGCAAAAAGGCACTGCTAACCGGTGTGGCCACCGGCCGGGGCGGCAATTTGCGGGGGCTGGAGCATTTAACAAGTATTTTACATTATCTGCGTGTGGTAGTGCATCCCAATAAATTACCTATCTCATTGGTGCATAATCTGATGGATGGCAGCACCGGCGATTTTCACGATGCCGGCACCCTGCGCGCCATCGAAATGCAAATCGATGAATTTTTACAATTTTAA
- a CDS encoding DUF5683 domain-containing protein has protein sequence MKPIFFVIALILCIPMLALAQHKDSLIVKDTTGKVVASSKVKKSNWVYKYDSTGKRVYEPRKAAILSAVFPGAGQAYNKKYWKVPIAWAAVGIPIYTYFYNRNIYHEIQYAITVSTLDKNDPTYQGKFEQVDPNLKYLVSIQSTNSLTNYRNQYRKNMDYSILFTLLLWGLNVVDATVDAHLKGFNVNDNLAMQIKPAITSPNSIGISLVFKFADK, from the coding sequence ATGAAACCTATTTTCTTCGTTATTGCGCTTATCCTATGTATACCCATGCTGGCCTTGGCTCAGCATAAAGATAGTCTCATTGTAAAGGATACTACCGGTAAGGTGGTGGCCAGTTCAAAAGTGAAAAAAAGCAACTGGGTATACAAATACGACTCAACAGGTAAACGCGTTTACGAGCCACGCAAGGCGGCTATTTTGTCGGCCGTTTTCCCCGGGGCCGGCCAGGCTTACAACAAAAAATACTGGAAGGTTCCTATTGCATGGGCTGCCGTTGGCATCCCTATTTATACTTACTTCTATAACAGGAATATCTATCACGAGATCCAATACGCGATAACCGTTTCAACGCTCGATAAAAATGATCCTACCTACCAGGGCAAATTCGAGCAGGTAGATCCCAATCTGAAATATCTTGTTTCAATCCAGTCAACCAACTCGCTGACAAACTATCGTAACCAGTACCGCAAGAACATGGACTATTCCATTTTATTCACCCTGTTGTTATGGGGCCTGAATGTAGTGGATGCCACTGTAGACGCCCACCTGAAAGGCTTTAATGTAAACGATAACCTGGCCATGCAGATAAAACCGGCCATTACATCGCCCAATAGCATTGGGATAAGCCTGGTGTTCAAGTTTGCCGACAAATAA
- a CDS encoding ParA family protein, which produces MARVIGVANQKGGVGKTTSAINLAASLAVLEFKTLLVDADPQANSTSGIGFDLHNIQTSLYDCMVNSTPGKDVILKSEIPNLDIIPSHIDLVGAEIEMINYPNREGVLKNILEPVREQYDFIIIDCSPSLGLITVNALTAADSVMVPVQAEFFALEGLGKLLNTIKIVQSRLNPDLAIEGILMTMYDGRLRLCTQVVNEVRKHFDEMVFDTIIHRNARISEAPSVGKPVILYDGQSKGAVNYLNLAKEILQKNDMTKIKQEERILE; this is translated from the coding sequence ATGGCCCGAGTAATTGGAGTAGCCAATCAAAAAGGGGGAGTTGGGAAAACTACTTCCGCCATCAACCTGGCGGCCAGCCTGGCCGTTCTGGAGTTCAAAACTTTATTGGTAGACGCCGATCCGCAGGCCAATAGCACCAGCGGGATAGGATTTGATCTGCACAATATCCAAACGAGCTTGTACGATTGCATGGTAAACAGTACCCCGGGGAAAGATGTGATCCTGAAATCAGAGATCCCCAACCTGGATATCATTCCGTCGCACATTGACCTGGTAGGTGCGGAAATTGAAATGATCAACTATCCTAACCGGGAAGGTGTATTAAAGAACATACTGGAGCCGGTGAGAGAGCAGTACGATTTTATCATCATCGACTGTTCGCCATCACTGGGTTTAATAACTGTAAACGCCCTTACCGCGGCTGATTCGGTAATGGTTCCGGTACAGGCAGAATTTTTTGCATTGGAAGGTCTTGGCAAATTATTGAACACAATTAAGATCGTTCAAAGCCGTTTAAATCCTGATCTTGCCATAGAAGGGATATTAATGACTATGTACGACGGCCGTTTGCGCCTGTGTACCCAGGTGGTAAATGAGGTACGCAAGCATTTTGACGAAATGGTGTTTGATACAATTATCCACCGCAATGCCCGCATCAGCGAGGCGCCCAGCGTTGGGAAACCGGTGATTTTGTATGATGGTCAAAGTAAAGGGGCTGTCAACTATCTGAACCTGGCCAAAGAGATCCTGCAAAAGAACGACATGACGAAGATCAAGCAGGAAGAGCGGATATTAGAATAA
- a CDS encoding DUF1186 domain-containing protein, translating into MKRNIKPDRLILYSIAFSVVFIATGIILQLNTERIISKSRSASREAIESFHLHNKLQNIVKNVILTESRVRGFVITGDSNFIVGVQDTLNLLKQELEGLEKASMNQYNQASFTTLASLIEKRILTTNEIIQVYTSLGKAQAEKRISSKAGSILRDSITDLSMQLEKELYDQLQAGIAQNRKRTLYVLIISRLLTILGLSGIVILSMLVIRHILAQHKLIGELELANEKETEARHNIERISAEIQDLYNNAPCGYHSIDHEARIVAMNDTELKWLGYTREEVVGRLFIYDILDEATAQSVRENFSTFKKNGSVRERRLTMRTKTGETFPVVLNSVAVYDTAGNYVSSRSTIYDITQQQKAETELKEARQQAIESANVKEQFLANMSHEIRTPINSVIGFTNLIQKTTMTEEQQQFVNLIQSASENLLTIINDILDISKIEAGMLRIEKNPFSLRGLCSSIETMFYHKAREKNLSFSLYIQDNIPDTLTGDAVRLTQILVNLISNAIKFTQKGGIAINITKLDQQQETLRLRFSVKDSGIGIPADKLEPIFERFQQGETDTTRKYGGTGLGLSIVRNLVQLQDGNISVESEQGKGTEFIFDIAYSLVPVGETLTASLSEKTAITAGAFPDAQILVVEDNSMNQLLIKFTFESWKVNYQLADNGAKAIEWLQRSTFSLVLLDIQMPLMDGYATAQAIRKELKSDIPIIAMTAHALAGEREKCISYGMNDYISKPIHEKELFSLLKKYLDGNRDSNLETLKNELHYIDLNFLEDMVMGNGEFLKTIVKQFLKQFPGEMEALKNAVEEKNAKQVATLAHHIQSTVSILGKNTPFFQQLEKLEKLAKKHTAASTLATEFDKLHDYKHLLLQEVNQLLNAQIF; encoded by the coding sequence ATGAAAAGAAACATAAAACCTGACAGGCTTATTCTCTACAGTATTGCTTTTTCGGTGGTCTTTATTGCAACTGGCATCATTCTTCAACTCAATACCGAGCGGATCATCAGTAAATCCCGCTCTGCCAGCCGCGAAGCCATCGAATCATTTCATTTACATAACAAACTGCAGAACATTGTCAAGAATGTTATACTTACCGAAAGCCGCGTACGTGGCTTTGTAATAACCGGCGATAGCAATTTTATAGTTGGCGTTCAGGATACGCTTAATTTATTGAAACAGGAATTGGAAGGTCTTGAAAAAGCATCCATGAACCAATATAACCAGGCTTCCTTCACTACCCTGGCTTCGCTGATCGAAAAACGGATTCTTACCACCAACGAAATTATTCAGGTATATACCAGCCTGGGGAAAGCGCAGGCGGAAAAAAGAATTTCCAGCAAGGCCGGCTCCATTCTGCGCGACAGTATTACCGACCTGTCCATGCAGCTGGAAAAGGAACTGTACGACCAGTTGCAGGCCGGGATTGCGCAGAACCGTAAACGCACCCTGTATGTTTTAATCATCAGCCGCCTGTTAACGATACTTGGTCTTTCGGGCATCGTGATCTTATCCATGCTGGTTATTCGCCATATCCTGGCGCAGCACAAGCTGATAGGCGAACTGGAGCTTGCCAATGAAAAAGAAACAGAGGCCCGGCATAACATAGAACGCATTTCTGCCGAAATACAGGACCTGTACAACAACGCGCCCTGCGGCTATCACTCCATAGATCATGAAGCACGCATTGTTGCCATGAACGATACGGAATTAAAATGGTTGGGTTATACAAGGGAAGAAGTGGTGGGCAGACTATTCATATATGATATCCTTGATGAAGCAACCGCCCAAAGCGTGCGGGAGAATTTTTCCACTTTTAAGAAAAATGGGTCGGTAAGGGAACGCCGGCTTACCATGCGTACCAAAACCGGTGAAACCTTTCCGGTGGTATTGAACTCCGTTGCCGTGTACGATACAGCAGGTAACTATGTATCTAGCCGGTCCACCATCTACGACATTACCCAGCAACAAAAAGCAGAAACCGAATTAAAAGAAGCGCGACAGCAGGCCATTGAATCGGCCAACGTAAAAGAACAGTTCCTGGCCAATATGAGCCATGAAATAAGGACGCCTATCAACTCGGTTATCGGTTTCACCAACCTGATACAAAAAACAACGATGACGGAGGAACAGCAGCAGTTTGTGAACCTGATACAATCGGCCAGTGAAAACCTGCTAACCATCATCAACGACATTCTTGACATTTCCAAGATAGAAGCCGGCATGCTGCGCATTGAAAAGAACCCGTTCAGTTTGCGCGGGCTTTGCAGTTCTATTGAAACCATGTTCTATCACAAAGCGCGGGAGAAGAACCTTTCTTTCTCGCTCTACATCCAGGATAATATTCCCGATACCCTCACCGGCGATGCGGTGCGCCTTACGCAAATACTGGTAAACCTCATCAGCAATGCCATCAAGTTTACGCAAAAAGGCGGTATAGCTATCAACATCACCAAGCTCGATCAACAGCAGGAAACCTTGCGATTACGCTTCTCGGTTAAAGACAGCGGCATTGGTATTCCCGCCGATAAACTGGAGCCCATTTTTGAACGGTTTCAACAGGGCGAAACAGATACCACCCGTAAATATGGCGGAACCGGTTTGGGACTTTCCATCGTAAGGAACCTGGTTCAGCTACAGGATGGAAATATTTCTGTTGAAAGCGAACAGGGCAAAGGCACTGAGTTTATCTTCGACATAGCTTATTCCCTGGTGCCGGTGGGCGAAACATTGACCGCATCACTCAGCGAAAAAACAGCCATCACCGCCGGCGCCTTCCCCGATGCACAAATACTGGTAGTGGAAGACAACTCCATGAACCAGCTGCTGATAAAATTCACTTTTGAAAGCTGGAAAGTGAATTACCAGTTAGCCGATAATGGCGCCAAAGCCATTGAATGGTTACAACGATCTACCTTTAGCCTGGTGCTGCTTGATATTCAAATGCCGCTGATGGACGGCTATGCCACTGCACAGGCTATCAGAAAAGAACTGAAAAGCGATATTCCCATCATTGCCATGACGGCGCACGCACTGGCCGGCGAACGCGAAAAATGCATCAGCTATGGGATGAATGATTATATTTCAAAACCCATTCATGAAAAGGAATTGTTTTCGCTGCTGAAAAAATACCTGGATGGCAACCGGGACTCCAACCTGGAAACACTCAAAAACGAGCTGCATTATATAGACCTGAACTTTTTGGAAGATATGGTAATGGGCAACGGGGAGTTTTTAAAAACCATCGTAAAACAATTTCTGAAACAGTTTCCGGGCGAAATGGAAGCCCTTAAAAATGCAGTAGAGGAAAAGAACGCCAAACAGGTAGCTACCCTCGCCCACCATATTCAGTCAACCGTTTCCATCCTGGGCAAAAACACGCCTTTCTTTCAGCAACTGGAAAAACTGGAGAAACTTGCCAAAAAGCATACAGCCGCCTCCACCCTGGCCACCGAGTTTGATAAACTGCACGATTACAAGCACTTACTGTTACAGGAAGTAAATCAACTATTAAACGCACAAATCTTTTAA
- a CDS encoding metallophosphoesterase yields MRNTGFIFFLLGLMALLDIYVFQVLQVVLPTSSKARLAIIIGYWVVSISAMLYVFTYPYINHDNWPRWAVTYSRAIIFGLVLSKLLASLFFAVDDLRRAGTWLFGKFLQKPTDVAQAGAGITRSVFLSWLGLAVGGTVFSTLVYGFGNKYRYHVNRLRMSFKNLPAGFKGMRIVHISDIHSGSFTDKEAVANGVKKILKEKPDMILFTGDLVNDRASEMKDYMDVFSQLKAPMGVYSTLGNHDYGDYVQWESIEAKRENLEKLKQVHKNMGWRLLMNEHVVLEKGNDQIALLGIENWGAKANFPKYGKMEHAYPGSEKYPFKILMSHDPSHWDAEVRTKYGDIDLTLAGHTHGMQFGLELPGFKWSPVQYMYKQWAGLYEAGDQKLYVNRGYGFLGYPGRIGILPEITVIELA; encoded by the coding sequence ATGCGTAATACAGGATTTATCTTTTTTCTGCTGGGATTAATGGCATTGCTGGATATTTATGTTTTCCAGGTTTTGCAGGTGGTTTTGCCCACCTCTTCAAAGGCCCGGCTGGCCATTATTATAGGCTATTGGGTCGTTTCCATTTCGGCCATGTTGTACGTATTTACCTATCCGTACATCAATCATGACAACTGGCCCCGCTGGGCGGTTACGTATTCGCGGGCCATTATATTCGGACTGGTGTTATCAAAATTATTAGCCTCCCTGTTTTTTGCGGTTGATGATCTTCGCCGCGCAGGCACCTGGTTATTTGGGAAGTTTTTGCAAAAACCAACTGATGTTGCCCAAGCCGGGGCGGGAATTACCCGTTCAGTTTTTCTGAGCTGGTTGGGTTTGGCTGTGGGCGGAACCGTTTTCAGCACCCTGGTGTACGGCTTTGGCAATAAATACCGCTACCATGTAAACCGCCTGCGGATGAGCTTTAAGAACCTGCCCGCTGGTTTTAAAGGCATGCGCATCGTACATATCTCCGATATTCACAGCGGCAGCTTTACCGATAAGGAAGCCGTTGCAAACGGGGTTAAAAAGATCCTGAAAGAAAAGCCCGATATGATCCTCTTTACCGGCGACCTGGTAAATGACCGCGCTTCTGAAATGAAGGATTATATGGACGTGTTCAGCCAGCTGAAAGCGCCCATGGGCGTGTATTCTACCCTGGGTAATCACGACTATGGCGATTATGTTCAGTGGGAGAGTATAGAGGCCAAAAGAGAAAACCTGGAAAAATTGAAACAGGTACACAAAAACATGGGCTGGCGCCTGCTGATGAACGAGCATGTGGTATTGGAAAAAGGCAACGACCAGATCGCCTTATTGGGCATCGAGAACTGGGGCGCCAAAGCCAACTTTCCTAAATATGGTAAAATGGAACATGCCTACCCCGGTTCTGAAAAATATCCCTTCAAAATACTCATGAGCCACGATCCCAGCCATTGGGATGCAGAGGTTCGTACCAAATATGGCGACATCGATCTTACATTGGCCGGTCATACCCACGGTATGCAATTCGGCCTGGAATTGCCCGGTTTTAAATGGAGCCCTGTACAGTATATGTACAAGCAATGGGCGGGTTTGTACGAAGCCGGCGACCAGAAGTTATATGTGAACCGGGGATATGGTTTTCTCGGTTATCCCGGCCGTATAGGTATTCTTCCGGAGATAACAGTGATTGAGTTAGCCTAG